The following coding sequences lie in one Rutidosis leptorrhynchoides isolate AG116_Rl617_1_P2 chromosome 4, CSIRO_AGI_Rlap_v1, whole genome shotgun sequence genomic window:
- the LOC139842889 gene encoding uncharacterized protein yields the protein MQSLNGKLASLSRFVSKGAEKQLPFFRILKGCLGKKKIVWNKEAERAFVEMKKYIAKLPTLTSPEEGDTLFIYLVASKECISAVLVTKREKTQVPIYFVSRVLQGVELNYPELEKLTLALVHTARKLRRYFQAHQIVVLNNKPIRQVLSKPEKSGRMAKWAIELGEHDIEFRVRHAIKGKVLADFIAETDSVNEEDTKNSTQVISLKIENEEWKLYTDGASSSDGSGAGLMLVNSEGKEFTYALRFEFDTTNNEAEYEAQLAGLRMAKELKILHLRAFVNSQLVSNQIKGTFEAKQPTIQQYLSKAKELIEGFKSFDIEHVRRSQNKKADALSKLASLTFEHLAKEVLVEVLEKKSILEEEVNDLIQEDEVTWMTPLQVYLEIGKLPVDKNEARKIRIKAPSYKMMNGALYRRSFLTP from the coding sequence ATGCAGAGCCTGAATGGGAAGCTAGCGTCACTTAGCAGATTCGTATCAAAGGGAGCAGAGAAACAACTACCCTTCTTCAGAATTCTGAAGGGATGCTTGGGAAAAAAGAAAATTGTCTGGAACAAAGAAGCGGAGAGGGCATTCGTTGAAATGAAGAAATACATCGCCAAACTCCCTACCTTAACCTCACCCGAAGAAGGAGATACACTCTTCATATACTTGGTTGCTTCGAAAGAATGCATCAGCGCAGTATTGGTCACCAAACGAGAGAAAACGCAAGTACCAATATACTTCGTCAGCCGAGTACTTCAAGGAGTCGAGCTGAATTATCCAGAACTCGAGAAACTCACTCTAGCGCTCGTCCATACAGCTAGGAAACTCCGAAGATACTTCCAAGCACATCAGATAGTGGTACTTAATAACAAACCAATCAGGCAAGTGCTCTCGAAACCTGAAAAATCGGGGAgaatggccaaatgggccattGAGTTAGGAGAGCATGACATTGAGTTCCGGGTCAGGCATGCAATCAAAGGAAAAGTTCTAGCAGATTTCATCGCCGAAACAGATAGTGTAAATGAAGAAGACACGAAGAACTCAACCCAAGTTATCTCCCTAAAGATCGAAAATGAAGAGTGgaaattgtacaccgatggtgcgtcAAGCTCCGATGGATCAGGTGCTGGTCTAATGTTAGTAAATTCCGAAGGAAAAGAGTTCACTTATGCACTTCGTTTCGAATTCGATACAACCAATAACGAAGCAGAGTACGAAGCTCAGCTAGCAGGATTGAGAATGGCGAAGGAATTAAAAATCCTTCATCTCCGAGCCTTCGTTAACTCACAGCTAGTGTCTAACCAGATCAAGGGCACATTTGAAGCAAAGCAACCCACCATCCAACAATACTTGTCAAAAGCAAAAGAACTGATCGAAGGCTTCAAAAGTTTTGATATCGAGCATGTCCGAAGAAGTCAAAATAAGAAGGCAGATGCACTGAGCAAACTTGCTTCGCTGACATTTGAGCACCTCGCAAAAGAAGTCTTGGTGGAGGTGCTAGAGAAGAAATCAATCTTAGAGGAAGAAGTCAATGACCTCATACAAGAAGACGAGGTAACATGGATGACTCCGCTACAGGTATATCTTGAGATAGGAAAATTACCAGTGGATAAAAATGAAGCAAGGAAGATAAGGATAAAGGCACCTTCGTACAAAATGATGAACGGAGCGCTATACCGAAGATCCTTTCTCACCCCATAG